The proteins below come from a single Chitinophaga pinensis DSM 2588 genomic window:
- a CDS encoding transglutaminase-like domain-containing protein: MLLRASSFFEMYAASPVTSTFMLRSISGPSQFIQQETFVVSPQVPVSEYVDGYGNLCQRIIIPSGTFTLESSVVAICDANIDVDMNAPYTPIEDLPDHVLQFLLPSRYCESDKVTELARIIVDGVLPGYAQVEAIRQWCHVNLTRQYGSTNSSTSAMDVLLSKTGVCRDFTHVAIALCRNMDIPARMVVGYLHDLEPMDLHAWFEAYVGGRWYTFDSIMDRPVGGRVIMAYGRDAADVAFASHFGYVELKKMEVKVTRDV, translated from the coding sequence ATGTTATTAAGAGCTTCTTCTTTCTTCGAAATGTATGCGGCGTCGCCTGTAACGAGTACTTTTATGTTACGTTCCATAAGCGGGCCTTCACAGTTTATACAGCAGGAAACGTTTGTAGTATCCCCACAGGTACCTGTGAGTGAATACGTAGACGGATATGGTAATCTCTGCCAGCGTATTATTATTCCTTCCGGAACCTTTACACTGGAAAGCAGTGTCGTTGCGATATGTGACGCTAATATCGATGTGGATATGAACGCTCCGTATACCCCCATAGAAGATCTCCCTGATCATGTACTACAGTTTTTACTACCCAGCAGGTATTGCGAATCCGATAAAGTAACAGAGCTCGCTAGAATAATTGTAGATGGAGTACTGCCCGGCTATGCGCAGGTAGAGGCTATCCGGCAATGGTGTCATGTTAATCTTACTCGTCAGTATGGCAGTACAAACAGCTCTACGTCTGCAATGGATGTGCTATTAAGCAAAACAGGGGTATGTCGTGATTTTACACATGTGGCTATTGCGCTGTGCCGCAATATGGATATACCTGCCCGTATGGTGGTAGGGTATCTTCATGATTTAGAGCCTATGGACTTGCATGCATGGTTTGAAGCGTATGTAGGAGGGCGATGGTATACATTTGATTCGATAATGGACCGGCCTGTGGGCGGACGGGTGATTATGGCATATGGCAGAGATGCGGCAGATGTTGCTTTTGCCAGTCATTTTGGATATGTAGAACTGAAAAAAATGGAGGTGAAAGTCACCAGGGATGTCTGA
- a CDS encoding SWIM zinc finger domain-containing protein has product MATRTRKTIFLTMITTFGVVKNMNANGIVQNSLTMDDFLDDKRIDQMLTLKNFELQISDKIVFRGREYYENEAVVDLEETEEGLWYAEVMGNDTYEVEVKLSGKNKIESYSCDCPYDGDMCKHVVAVLFTLKEELLNTIVKKKTDTETDFKKLLQKISLEEYQEFILTHAASDKKFKSLFQRYFADKDSQMDIAKSCTKHLKGLIRSYSNGDFIDYRSIHGLADEINRLLDESQLLIEKGNFLNAFILARSVLIEVIEIITYCDDSSGYIGAIINSSIELIKTIAEEANVTMDVQKEIFDFVQSAISLPIYLEYGDFGYEMVDIYSILAIKLNKQTSYLNFIDGQIKKASTAEYSYRKDYFLVRKIAFLKATGNISDAQALLQKNLDIVDVRRGEVSRLVEEGDFFSAKKLIIEGIEIARKKDHPGTVTGWEKELLQIAFLENDIETIRYYTKHFAFDRGFHLIYYNQWKGSFNIAEWEQEIEKYIEEIIARVELKYQKDKGKVWYSPSTLLLGLLAPIYIEEKYWDRLLSLISNETDLDQLLHYHDHLLNIYPIQLLALYLPAFERKGDIVGNRREYADLAIKMIMVIETIPAGKDEIISIAEEICRKYPRRPAMIEELRRVIKL; this is encoded by the coding sequence ATGGCAACACGTACCAGGAAAACTATTTTTTTGACCATGATCACCACTTTTGGAGTAGTCAAAAATATGAATGCTAATGGTATAGTTCAGAATAGTTTAACTATGGATGATTTTTTGGATGATAAAAGAATAGATCAGATGCTCACTTTAAAAAATTTTGAATTACAGATAAGTGATAAGATAGTATTTCGGGGAAGAGAATATTATGAGAATGAGGCTGTTGTGGATCTGGAAGAAACTGAAGAAGGTTTATGGTACGCGGAAGTGATGGGAAACGATACATATGAGGTAGAGGTGAAACTTTCGGGAAAGAACAAAATAGAATCATATTCATGCGATTGTCCCTATGACGGCGATATGTGCAAACATGTGGTAGCGGTTTTATTTACTCTCAAGGAGGAATTACTGAACACTATTGTGAAAAAAAAGACTGATACCGAAACTGATTTTAAGAAGTTATTGCAGAAAATAAGCTTGGAAGAATATCAGGAATTTATTCTGACTCATGCTGCAAGTGATAAAAAATTCAAATCACTATTTCAACGGTACTTCGCAGATAAAGATAGTCAAATGGATATAGCTAAAAGCTGTACCAAACATCTGAAAGGCTTGATAAGGAGCTATTCGAATGGAGATTTCATTGACTATAGATCTATTCATGGACTGGCAGATGAGATTAATAGATTACTTGATGAAAGCCAGCTTCTGATAGAAAAGGGTAATTTTCTCAATGCGTTTATTTTAGCACGATCGGTGTTGATAGAAGTTATTGAAATAATTACTTATTGTGATGATTCCAGTGGCTACATTGGAGCTATTATCAATAGTTCTATAGAATTGATAAAGACTATAGCGGAAGAAGCAAACGTTACAATGGACGTACAGAAAGAAATTTTCGACTTTGTGCAATCAGCGATAAGCCTTCCCATTTATCTTGAATATGGTGATTTTGGATATGAGATGGTAGATATCTATTCTATCCTTGCCATAAAGTTAAATAAGCAGACCTCCTATTTGAATTTTATTGATGGCCAGATTAAAAAGGCATCAACAGCCGAATATTCTTATAGGAAAGATTATTTTCTTGTGCGGAAAATAGCATTTTTAAAAGCTACAGGCAATATTAGTGATGCTCAGGCACTTCTTCAAAAAAATTTGGATATTGTTGATGTTAGACGCGGCGAGGTAAGTCGTTTGGTAGAAGAAGGAGATTTTTTTTCGGCGAAGAAATTAATAATTGAAGGAATTGAAATTGCCCGAAAAAAAGACCATCCAGGGACAGTGACGGGGTGGGAGAAAGAGCTGCTACAGATTGCTTTTTTAGAAAACGATATAGAAACAATTAGGTATTACACAAAGCATTTTGCTTTTGATCGGGGCTTTCATCTGATTTATTACAATCAATGGAAGGGTAGCTTTAATATTGCTGAGTGGGAGCAAGAAATAGAAAAATATATTGAGGAAATTATAGCAAGAGTTGAACTCAAATATCAAAAAGACAAGGGGAAGGTATGGTACTCACCAAGTACATTATTGCTTGGTTTACTCGCCCCTATCTATATCGAAGAAAAATATTGGGATCGGTTACTTAGCCTTATAAGCAATGAAACAGATTTGGATCAATTACTACATTATCATGATCATTTATTGAATATTTACCCCATACAGCTATTAGCATTATATCTTCCCGCCTTTGAACGTAAAGGTGATATAGTAGGAAACCGTCGGGAGTATGCGGATTTGGCTATTAAAATGATAATGGTAATAGAAACTATTCCTGCGGGAAAAGACGAAATCATTTCCATTGCGGAGGAGATATGCCGTAAATATCCCCGGAGGCCTGCAATGATAGAAGAACTGCGTAGGGTAATCAAGCTATAG
- a CDS encoding winged helix-turn-helix transcriptional regulator, which produces MVTKDRICNDFNDCPITATMEVIGGKWKPVILYNLLSGTRRFGEIAIRIPSISRKVLTEQLKELERDGLVIRKQYQEIPPRVEYSLTDKSKSLTSVFKEIADWGNENLLSKPALDNKL; this is translated from the coding sequence ATGGTAACTAAGGATCGCATTTGTAATGACTTTAACGATTGTCCGATAACGGCAACAATGGAAGTAATCGGTGGAAAATGGAAGCCCGTAATTTTGTATAATCTTCTTTCGGGTACGCGGCGCTTTGGTGAAATCGCCATTCGTATTCCTTCCATTTCAAGAAAAGTGCTTACCGAACAATTGAAGGAGCTGGAAAGGGATGGTTTGGTCATACGCAAACAATACCAGGAAATCCCTCCCCGCGTTGAATATTCATTGACGGATAAGAGCAAAAGCCTTACATCCGTTTTTAAGGAGATTGCTGATTGGGGGAATGAAAACCTGTTGTCAAAGCCGGCTCTGGATAATAAACTATAA
- a CDS encoding SDR family oxidoreductase, with translation MILITGATGHFGKLTIDFLLKKGVKTSQMAAFVRNAEKAADLSKMGIKVLIGDYNDYDSLVNAFTGIDKLLFVSGTDLPNRTKQHERVLKAATAAGIQHIIYTSGEGKIEGPESPLWTFAEAHIKTEKWLKESGLTYTILKNSLYMEYIPYFIGNVLETGTIYLPAGKGKISVALRSEMAEATATILATEGYENKSYHFVNTEAYGYEDVARYITEITGKTINYISPTEEEFRETLKQQGKAIPEEYISILLAQAQGVGEVISDDMEKLIGRKLTPMKAFLQEVYQVS, from the coding sequence ATGATTTTAATAACAGGAGCAACAGGGCATTTTGGGAAATTAACCATTGATTTTCTGCTAAAAAAAGGAGTAAAGACCAGCCAGATGGCGGCATTTGTACGTAATGCTGAAAAGGCAGCGGACCTGAGCAAAATGGGTATAAAAGTCCTTATCGGGGATTATAACGACTACGATTCTCTGGTAAACGCCTTCACAGGTATAGATAAGTTACTGTTCGTTTCCGGAACGGATCTCCCTAACCGCACGAAACAACATGAGCGGGTACTAAAAGCAGCAACGGCAGCAGGCATTCAACACATCATTTACACCAGCGGTGAAGGAAAGATAGAAGGTCCGGAATCTCCGCTATGGACTTTTGCAGAAGCGCACATCAAAACTGAAAAATGGTTAAAAGAAAGCGGATTAACCTATACCATTCTGAAAAACAGTTTGTATATGGAGTACATACCTTACTTTATCGGAAACGTGCTGGAAACCGGAACGATTTATTTGCCTGCAGGCAAGGGGAAAATAAGTGTGGCCTTACGTTCAGAAATGGCAGAGGCGACTGCGACCATTCTCGCTACGGAAGGATATGAAAACAAGTCTTACCATTTTGTGAATACGGAAGCCTACGGATATGAAGATGTTGCTAGATATATAACAGAAATCACAGGAAAAACCATTAACTACATTTCCCCGACGGAAGAAGAATTCAGAGAAACCTTGAAGCAACAGGGCAAAGCCATTCCCGAAGAATACATCAGTATCCTTTTGGCGCAGGCCCAGGGAGTAGGAGAGGTCATAAGTGATGATATGGAAAAACTGATTGGCAGAAAACTGACTCCTATGAAAGCATTTTTGCAGGAAGTATATCAGGTAAGCTAA
- a CDS encoding epoxide hydrolase family protein, translating into MRIKISNILVAATLSVGIPAIGIAQTTGAKTATVASDISIRPFRINIPQAKLDGLKRRIAETNFPDKETVNDESQGIQLAQLKELVDYWGNGYDWRKLENKLNALPQFVTNIDGLDIQFIHVRSKEPNALPVILTHGWPGSPLEFIDAIGPLTDPVKYGGKAEDAFDVIIPAIPGYGFSEIPKETGWNPDRVAKAWDVLVKRLGYKKYVSEGGDHGSVISDALARQAPSGLLGIHLTMPATIPAELVKPINAGDPAPSGLSADETKAYNALSTFFGRNAAYGGMMVTRPQTTGYLLSDSPSALAAFLYEKIAEWTDSDLKPEKVISRDAILDDITLYWLTNTGASSSRFYWENHNNNFSSDHQKTKDIKVPVAISVFPHEIYEAPESWSRKAYPSLYYYHKAPKGGHFAAWEQPQIFTEELRAAFRSLR; encoded by the coding sequence ATGAGAATAAAAATTTCTAATATCCTTGTGGCAGCAACCTTATCCGTAGGTATTCCTGCAATTGGTATAGCACAGACGACCGGAGCAAAAACGGCAACAGTAGCCTCCGATATCAGTATCAGGCCTTTCAGGATCAACATCCCCCAGGCGAAACTCGATGGACTGAAAAGACGTATCGCTGAAACCAACTTCCCGGATAAGGAAACTGTCAACGATGAATCTCAGGGTATCCAACTGGCACAATTAAAAGAACTCGTAGACTACTGGGGAAATGGCTATGACTGGAGAAAACTGGAAAACAAGTTAAATGCCCTTCCTCAGTTTGTGACAAACATTGATGGTTTGGATATCCAGTTCATCCATGTACGCTCAAAAGAACCTAATGCACTGCCTGTCATTCTTACCCACGGCTGGCCAGGTTCTCCGCTGGAGTTCATTGATGCCATAGGCCCCTTAACTGATCCCGTAAAATATGGCGGTAAAGCAGAAGATGCATTTGATGTAATAATACCTGCAATCCCCGGATATGGTTTCTCAGAAATACCCAAAGAAACAGGCTGGAATCCCGATCGAGTCGCCAAAGCATGGGACGTTCTGGTAAAACGTCTTGGTTACAAAAAATATGTTTCCGAAGGTGGCGACCATGGTTCAGTGATCTCCGATGCCCTGGCAAGACAAGCACCATCCGGACTTTTAGGTATACATCTTACGATGCCGGCCACAATTCCCGCTGAACTTGTAAAACCAATTAATGCAGGAGATCCTGCCCCATCAGGACTTTCTGCAGACGAAACAAAGGCATATAATGCTTTAAGTACTTTCTTTGGAAGAAACGCAGCTTATGGAGGAATGATGGTAACACGTCCACAGACTACCGGCTACCTGCTTTCCGATTCTCCAAGTGCATTGGCAGCATTCCTCTACGAAAAAATTGCAGAATGGACAGATAGCGACTTAAAACCTGAAAAGGTAATAAGCAGAGACGCCATCCTCGATGATATTACACTCTATTGGCTGACCAATACAGGCGCCTCCTCTTCCCGGTTCTATTGGGAAAACCATAACAATAATTTCAGTTCCGATCATCAGAAAACAAAGGACATAAAAGTTCCTGTTGCCATTTCTGTTTTTCCACATGAAATTTATGAGGCTCCTGAAAGCTGGTCCAGGAAAGCATATCCATCATTGTATTACTATCATAAAGCACCTAAAGGTGGTCACTTTGCAGCATGGGAACAGCCACAAATCTTTACGGAAGAACTTAGAGCTGCCTTCAGATCTTTACGATAA
- a CDS encoding response regulator transcription factor, with translation MNKISVLLVEDEPVLAAIIKESLETRDFTVHIAGNGNNGWSTFKKVRPDICIVDVMLPGKDGFSLVADIRTVDEKVPIIFLTARKQPEDVIHGLEIGADDYMKKPFSMEELVLRLMVMVRRQQQLSVRSNSSGVVRIGSFTFNIQKLELSADGQMVIQLSQREADLLRLLIEVKNELLDRKTALLKLWGEDDPFAARSMDVYITRLRKYFREDDSIEIINIRGKGYSLIEYA, from the coding sequence ATGAATAAGATTAGTGTATTGCTTGTAGAAGATGAGCCTGTATTGGCTGCTATCATAAAAGAATCGCTTGAAACCCGCGATTTCACGGTGCATATTGCTGGTAATGGTAACAATGGCTGGTCCACATTTAAAAAGGTGAGGCCAGATATTTGTATTGTTGATGTTATGTTGCCTGGAAAAGATGGGTTCTCACTAGTTGCAGACATTCGAACAGTAGACGAGAAAGTACCGATTATTTTTCTTACTGCCAGAAAGCAGCCGGAAGATGTTATCCATGGTCTTGAAATAGGGGCAGATGATTACATGAAGAAGCCTTTTTCAATGGAAGAATTAGTATTACGGCTAATGGTCATGGTAAGACGGCAGCAGCAGCTTTCAGTCAGGAGTAATTCATCCGGCGTAGTGAGGATCGGCAGTTTTACGTTTAATATTCAAAAACTGGAATTATCGGCTGATGGACAGATGGTGATCCAGCTATCACAGCGTGAAGCGGACTTATTGAGATTATTAATAGAAGTGAAAAACGAATTACTGGATAGAAAAACAGCGCTTCTCAAGCTATGGGGCGAGGATGATCCATTTGCGGCGCGGAGCATGGATGTGTATATTACCCGGCTCCGGAAATATTTTCGTGAAGATGACTCCATCGAAATCATCAACATCAGGGGAAAGGGGTATAGTCTGATTGAATATGCTTAG
- a CDS encoding sensor histidine kinase has translation MKRRLRFTRLVAICTVSLIILFQIYWVYNNFKVSQHNFITSARYALQKSISAYQLRQSELPTSLKYKDPTLTFFLRTIPNRDSIAFDTPAVIKPFHAEFLTVKIDEYNISEVNAIMGRLISQQFRRPINLDSLGVLYKQELSRENIAVSFKLMLLDSTTVLSQDEISVPIKFHRSPVVIVKAIPEHLSAMLWKQNILPAVISLVLILLSAGSLFFMGSMMLRQMRLNNFKDDFINNITHELRTPLTILKSSIDALKSFGASSDPDRLERYLSINLNIIKKLDKDIDRILEISKYEHGILYTQLTTVNLRELAVEVAGRFDLHAPDTIVIFNPLHNDVVSTDRFIIDTILSNLIDNAIKYSQGNVCINISFPPIANGWKLQIQDNGKGIDPFHLPFIFDKFYRVHSQNVHEVKGYGLGLSYVKLLVTALNGQIFVTSQINKGTIFTIQFHNE, from the coding sequence ATGAAAAGAAGATTGAGGTTTACACGCTTAGTTGCAATATGCACGGTATCGCTGATCATATTGTTTCAGATCTATTGGGTGTATAATAACTTTAAAGTCAGTCAGCATAATTTTATAACTTCAGCCAGGTATGCATTGCAGAAAAGTATCAGTGCTTATCAGCTCCGGCAGAGTGAATTGCCTACTTCTCTGAAGTACAAAGACCCCACGCTTACATTTTTTCTGAGAACAATTCCTAACCGGGATTCCATTGCTTTTGATACACCGGCAGTCATCAAACCCTTTCATGCCGAATTTTTAACAGTGAAAATTGACGAGTATAATATATCGGAAGTGAATGCTATCATGGGAAGATTGATATCACAGCAGTTCCGTAGGCCGATAAATCTCGATTCTCTGGGCGTGCTATATAAGCAGGAGCTAAGTAGGGAGAATATTGCAGTTTCATTTAAACTTATGTTATTAGATAGTACAACAGTGCTTTCACAAGATGAAATTTCAGTTCCGATAAAATTTCATAGATCTCCTGTTGTTATTGTAAAGGCTATTCCTGAACATTTATCAGCTATGTTATGGAAGCAAAATATTCTTCCGGCTGTCATCTCTCTTGTACTGATACTGTTATCTGCGGGAAGTCTCTTTTTTATGGGAAGCATGATGTTGCGTCAGATGCGGCTCAATAACTTTAAGGACGACTTCATTAATAATATTACACATGAGTTGAGAACTCCGCTGACCATCCTGAAATCATCAATAGATGCTTTAAAGAGCTTTGGTGCTTCGTCAGATCCCGATAGGCTTGAAAGGTATCTGAGTATTAATTTGAACATAATTAAAAAGCTGGATAAAGACATAGACCGAATTTTAGAGATAAGCAAGTATGAACACGGCATCTTGTACACACAGCTCACGACGGTTAATTTAAGGGAGCTCGCTGTAGAGGTAGCTGGCCGTTTTGACTTACATGCACCGGATACGATCGTTATCTTCAATCCTTTGCATAATGATGTGGTCAGTACAGACCGTTTTATTATAGATACAATTTTGAGTAACCTGATAGATAATGCCATTAAATATTCACAAGGGAATGTTTGCATAAATATTAGCTTTCCTCCTATCGCTAATGGCTGGAAATTGCAGATACAGGATAACGGGAAAGGAATTGATCCGTTTCATTTACCTTTTATATTCGACAAGTTTTACCGCGTACATTCACAAAATGTGCATGAAGTCAAAGGTTATGGTCTGGGATTGAGCTATGTCAAGCTATTGGTCACAGCGTTAAATGGACAGATTTTCGTCACGAGTCAGATTAATAAAGGAACAATTTTTACTATTCAGTTTCATAATGAATAA
- a CDS encoding TlpA family protein disulfide reductase: protein MKKHFFYLLFFCIAASLQGYSGIGPTQPPIDTLLDIPAPRFSMLDTNGKTVSLSDFKNKVLVVYFWSTWCYYCHKDFPMINKVVKQYANDTTVAFLFVDTREKSDQYKELVQKDMVKNNYNFHVVFDEKGKDSLQNKYYTQFGTIGIPTRFVIDRNMVIRHKFVGYDPDVNEEQAAAAFSRSIEDTKKLASHNKP, encoded by the coding sequence ATGAAGAAACACTTCTTTTACCTTTTGTTCTTTTGCATCGCCGCCAGCCTGCAAGGATATTCAGGCATCGGCCCAACGCAACCACCCATTGACACGCTATTAGACATCCCTGCGCCCCGATTCAGCATGTTAGATACAAACGGAAAAACTGTAAGTCTTTCTGACTTTAAAAATAAAGTGCTGGTAGTATATTTTTGGTCAACGTGGTGCTACTACTGCCATAAAGATTTCCCCATGATTAATAAAGTAGTAAAACAATATGCAAATGACACAACTGTAGCCTTCCTTTTTGTGGACACACGAGAGAAATCAGATCAATATAAAGAGCTCGTACAAAAAGACATGGTAAAGAATAATTACAACTTCCATGTTGTGTTTGATGAAAAAGGGAAAGATAGTCTTCAAAATAAATATTACACTCAATTTGGAACTATAGGCATTCCTACACGATTTGTGATTGACCGGAATATGGTCATTCGACATAAGTTTGTAGGCTATGATCCAGATGTTAATGAAGAGCAGGCCGCAGCTGCATTCAGCCGTTCAATTGAAGACACCAAAAAATTAGCGTCTCACAATAAGCCTTAA